From the genome of Candidatus Eisenbacteria bacterium:
ACGTGTACTCGCCGGCGTCGGCGCCGGCCTCGCGCGAGATGCTCTCTTCCATGAGCGTGCCGCCGAAGTCGTCGCAGCCGGCGCGCAGCGTGAGCTGCGAGAGCCGGTGGCCGAGCTTCACCCACGAGGTCTGGATGTGGTCGATCCAGCCGCGGAAGAACAGGCGCGACGCGGCGTAGATGCGGAGGTCACGCAGGCCCTTCGGCTGCGGCGTCACCCTCCCGTCGTGGTAGAGCTGCGTGTTCTCCCAGATGAACCCGAGCGGCACGAACTCGGTGAAGCCGCGCGTCTCCTTCTGGATCGAGCGGAGCAGGTCCATGTGCCGCGCGACGTGCCCCGGCGTTTCGATGTGGCCGTACATGACGGTCGACGTGGTCGGCACGCCGAGTCGGTGCGCGGTCGTGATGATCTCGATCCACGTGCGCACGTCGACCTTCTTGTGCGAGAGGATCTCGCGCACCTCGTCGTCGAGGATCTCGGCTGCGGTGCCGGGGATCGAGCCGAGCCCGCCGTCGCGCAGCATCCCGATGTAGGACGGGTAGTCCATCTGCGTGCGGCGCGCGCCGTACATGATCTCCATCGGGGAGAAGGCGTGGACGTGGATCTGCGGGAAGCGCGTCTTGATGCCGACGAGCACGTCCCGGTAGGTGAACGGCTCCATGTCGGGGTTGATGCCGCCCTGCATGCAGACTTCGGTGGCACCGCGGGCGATGGCTTCCTCGACCTTTCCGAGGATGACGTCCATGCCGTGGTTGTACGCGTCCTCCTCCCAGCGCTGGCGCTTGAAGGCGCAGAACTGGCAGTTGACGAAGCAGACGTTCGTGAAGTTGATGTTGCGGTTGACGACGTAGGTGACGTCGCCGCCGACGTCCGCCGCCCGTGCCGTGTCGGCGGCGCGCACGAGCGCCAGCAGGTCGTCGCCCTCGACCTGGAGGAGCACTTCGGCGTCGGCGGTGGAGAGCTCGCGATGTCCGAGCGCGCCGTCGAGCATCGCCCGGATCTCGGGCTTCGCGCGTCCGAGAACGCGCTCGACCGGCTCGTCGTTCAGCGCGACCGCCTCGATGGCGTCCCACGGATCCAGCCAGCTCATGCGGGGTGTACCTCCATGCTCGCCGTCGTCGAGAACCGGTCCAGCGCACGCGCGACCGCCGGGCGGAGCGCCGAATCGAGCCACGCGGGATCGCCGGCGTAGCGATCGTAGATCGGCAGGCGGGGCCGCAGCGCGTAGCCCGCCGCCCCGCACACGCCCGCGAGCGCACGCAGGTGCGGCCACGGCGCCTCGGGATTCACGTAGTCGGGCGTGAGCGGCGAGATACCGCCCCAGTCGTTGAGGCCGGCCGAGAGCAGCAGGGCGTGGTCGTCCGGCGAGAGGTTCGGCGGAGCCTGGACGCTCACCTCGTCGTCGAGCACGAGCCGCGCGATCGCGATCGTGCGTGCGAGGTCGAGCGCGTCCGGCTCGGGTGCGTCGGCGAGCGGGATCGTCGGCTTGGTGCGGAAGTTCTGGACGATCACCTCCTGCACGTGGCCGTAGGCGCGGTGCAGGTCGCGGATGGCGAAGAGGGTGTCAACGCGTTCTGCCGGCGTCTCGCCGATGCCGATGAGAAGGCCGGTCGTGAAGGGGATCGCGAGCTCGCCGGCCTCGCGGAGCATCGACAGGCGGACCGCCGGATCCTTGTCCGGCGCCCACTGATGCACCTGGCCGCGCTCGCGCAGTCGGGGCGAGACGTTCTCGAGCATGAGCCCGAGGCTCACGTTCACGCGCCGCAGCCGCGCCATCTCGTCGCGCGTGAGGATGCCGGCGTTCGTGTGCGGGAGCAGGTCGCAGTCGAGCGCGATCTCGCAGGCGCGTTCGACGTACGCCGCGGTCGTGGCGTGGCCCAGCTCGCGCAGGAGGTCGCGGTAGCCGCGAAAGGCGATCTCCGGCTTGTCCCCGAGGCACATGAGCGCCTCGACGCATCCGAGGCGACGCCCGCGCTCGGACCAGGCGCGGATCTCCTCGGGGCGCATGGTCCACGCGTCGGGATCGCCGGGATCCTTGCGGAACGTGCAGTAGGTGCAGCGGTCGCGGCACAGGTTCGTGACCGGAAGGAACACCTTCGGCGAGTAGGTGACCGTCCGCCCCCAGGCGCGGTCGCGGCGCTCCGCCGCCGTCGCCAGAAGGGCGTCGGTCGCCGGGACGGACTCGAGCAGGGCGGTCGCCTCGGCGTGCGTGAGCTCCGCACCGATGCGCCCGCGCTCCAGTGCGTCGAAGAGTCGCGCGGACGGTTCCATCACAGGACGAGTCGCAGCTATCGGAGGCCCGCAGGCCTGTCAAGGATGCGCGCGACGCTAACGCCCCGTCACCGATGACGTTTCGGTGACCGACGCGCGCTACGCGACGGCCGAGGCCTGGTCCTGGTCGACGACGCCCGCCTGCGGGCGAAGGACGAGCGCGCAGCGCGTCCCGGTCGGGCCCGAGGTGATGTCGAGCGTCGCCCCGAGCACGCGCACGAGGCGCCCCGCGAGGCGGAGGCCGAAGCCGAGCAGGCGCGGCGGATCGACGTTCGGGCGCGCGGCGATCACGTCGCGCGTCTCGGCGATCATCTCGGGCGCCATGCCCGGTCCCGTATCGCGGATCTCGAGCAGCACCGTGCCGTTGGGACCGGCTTCGGCTGCGAGCACGACCTCGCCGGCGAGGGTGTAGCGGACGGCGTTGTCCGTGAGCGCCCGGATGAGACGGCCCAGCATCTGGCGGTCGGTCTTGAGCTCGAGCGCACCCGAAGCCTCGATCCTGACCGACAGACCCTTCTGATCGGAGATCGCGCGTACCTCGTCGACGACCCGCGCCAGCTCCTCCGAAATCCGCACCCGCGCGATGTGGGCCGGAACGAGGCCACGATCGAGCTCGACCATGTAGAAGAGCGTCTCGACGTAGGCGAGGAGCGCCGTCGAGTTCGACTGGATGCGATCGAGCGCCAGGCGCTGCTCGTCCGACAGCTCCTGCTGGTTCTCGTCGCGCAGCATGGTCGAGTAGCCCATGATGACGTTGAGCGGCGTGCGGAACTCGTGTGACAGCGTGGCGAGGATCTGCTCGGGGGCCGAGCGCATGCGCTTGAGCGCCATGCGCCGCGCGAGCGCGGCCTGCACGACGGTGCGCACCTGGTCGCAGTCGAACGGCTTCGAGATGTAGTCGAAGGCGTGGTGGCGCAGGCCCTGGATGGCGGTGTCGAGCGAGCCGTAGCCGGTGATGATGAGCGCCTCGATCTCCGGGTCGGCCTTCTTGATGCGTTCGAGGACGGCGATGCCGCCCAGGCCCGGCATGCGCAGGTCGAGCGTGACCAGGTCGACCGCTTCGCGTCCGACCAGTGTCAACGCCTCGTCACCCGACGACGCCGTCAGGACGTCGCAATCCTTGCCCAGGATGGCGCGCAGGGATTCGCGAACGCCGAGCTCGTCGTCGACGATGAGGACACGGGGGCGCTCGATCATGGCGAGGTCCGAACAGCACGAAGCATGCCATCTGCGGGGAGGGTAAGGATCATACGCCACGGCCGTGCGGAAGGAATCTCTGCACAGTCTTGAACGTCCGCGTGTCGGGTCTGACTCGGTGCCGACACAGTCCCTCCGGCCGGGGCGGTGTCGCGCGTCTGACTCAGCGACCGGAGCCGTCGGGCGGGTTGCCGTCGTCGGGCCCGCTCTGGTCGTCGTAGCCGGGCGG
Proteins encoded in this window:
- the cofG gene encoding 7,8-didemethyl-8-hydroxy-5-deazariboflavin synthase CofG, giving the protein MEPSARLFDALERGRIGAELTHAEATALLESVPATDALLATAAERRDRAWGRTVTYSPKVFLPVTNLCRDRCTYCTFRKDPGDPDAWTMRPEEIRAWSERGRRLGCVEALMCLGDKPEIAFRGYRDLLRELGHATTAAYVERACEIALDCDLLPHTNAGILTRDEMARLRRVNVSLGLMLENVSPRLRERGQVHQWAPDKDPAVRLSMLREAGELAIPFTTGLLIGIGETPAERVDTLFAIRDLHRAYGHVQEVIVQNFRTKPTIPLADAPEPDALDLARTIAIARLVLDDEVSVQAPPNLSPDDHALLLSAGLNDWGGISPLTPDYVNPEAPWPHLRALAGVCGAAGYALRPRLPIYDRYAGDPAWLDSALRPAVARALDRFSTTASMEVHPA
- a CDS encoding response regulator, which produces MIERPRVLIVDDELGVRESLRAILGKDCDVLTASSGDEALTLVGREAVDLVTLDLRMPGLGGIAVLERIKKADPEIEALIITGYGSLDTAIQGLRHHAFDYISKPFDCDQVRTVVQAALARRMALKRMRSAPEQILATLSHEFRTPLNVIMGYSTMLRDENQQELSDEQRLALDRIQSNSTALLAYVETLFYMVELDRGLVPAHIARVRISEELARVVDEVRAISDQKGLSVRIEASGALELKTDRQMLGRLIRALTDNAVRYTLAGEVVLAAEAGPNGTVLLEIRDTGPGMAPEMIAETRDVIAARPNVDPPRLLGFGLRLAGRLVRVLGATLDITSGPTGTRCALVLRPQAGVVDQDQASAVA
- the cofH gene encoding 5-amino-6-(D-ribitylamino)uracil--L-tyrosine 4-hydroxyphenyl transferase CofH; the encoded protein is MSWLDPWDAIEAVALNDEPVERVLGRAKPEIRAMLDGALGHRELSTADAEVLLQVEGDDLLALVRAADTARAADVGGDVTYVVNRNINFTNVCFVNCQFCAFKRQRWEEDAYNHGMDVILGKVEEAIARGATEVCMQGGINPDMEPFTYRDVLVGIKTRFPQIHVHAFSPMEIMYGARRTQMDYPSYIGMLRDGGLGSIPGTAAEILDDEVREILSHKKVDVRTWIEIITTAHRLGVPTTSTVMYGHIETPGHVARHMDLLRSIQKETRGFTEFVPLGFIWENTQLYHDGRVTPQPKGLRDLRIYAASRLFFRGWIDHIQTSWVKLGHRLSQLTLRAGCDDFGGTLMEESISREAGADAGEYTSVEEICALVSTMGRRPVQRTTLYQRLGASGAAAADHGAGGWRGGRPVSPGALAPH